gaaggaaggggtccctttgggttgagcttcgtGGTACTACCAACCAAACCAACCGCCATTTTCTTCAGCTTCAAGCTTCCTTTTCAATTGGTAAGCAACTATGTCCCATTGTACTCATTgctagaaagaaaaaagaagaaagagaaagagaaagagagataaaTAGGGAGATAATGGATGATGATATTGGTAGTAAGAGAAGAGTTGGAACTAGGAGTAGTGTTGGTGTGGTTTCAGGTTCTGTTTGGGAGAGTAGGATGAAGCATGATGAGGTTAGAGGTGGGATTAAGGTCTTCATTGCTGGTGAGGAAGGTTTTGAAGATCAGTCTAATGGGAATACTCCTTCATCACCATCAGTATCAGTATCATCACCGTCTGGGAATAAGTTGAGGAAAGGTGTTGGAAATGGCAATGTCGGTGGTGTTGGTGGTGGGAAGAGGAAGATGTGGAAATCGGAGAATTTTGATGGTTTTGAGAGGAGTCCGATTCAGAATAACAAAGGGAAGAGTGATGAACAACAGGTTAAGGAGGTTAGTGGGGATGGAGCAATCAAGAGGAGTCCGATTCAGGGGAGGAGGCTTAGATCTGAGGGGAATGTTGGTAATAAGGAATTGGTGAAGAGTCCAATTGGGATGAGGAAGACGAGGTCTGAATCGTTGAGGGAAGCTAGGGAATCCGGCGAGGGAATTGAGAGGAATTCGGTGCCTGCGGCTCCGTTGAGGAAGGCCAAATCGGTTTCGGTTTCGGTTCCGGCGAGGGCCAGTGTTGGTGGTGGTGAGTCTGTGAATGGAATTGGATTGGTGAAGGTGAAGAGTGAGACAAATGAGGTGTTGGATGAATCAATGGATGGGTCTGTTGAGGAAATTGAGAAAAGCCCAATTGAGAATGTGAAATCTGGATCTGATGAAGGTTGTAAGGAGTTTGGTGTGTGCGAAGAAAAAGTCATTTCTAGCAATGTGCAATTACTGAAATCTGCTCCAAAATGTGATGATGAACACGAGGAGGAGCAAGATGAGGAGGAGCATTATGGTGATGAATTTGTTGAAGGAGAAGAGGAAATTGAGGTTGAGAAGAAAAGTGTTGAGGAAATTAAAAAACCAGAGTCAGTACCAGAAGAACCAGAGCCAGAATCAAAGCCACCAGAACCAGAACCAGAACCAGAACCAAAGCCAAAACCCAACAAGATTGTCTATGGAGAAAAGTTTGTGAATGAAGTAAAGAAGGTCCATTTTGAAAGAAGAGATGTTAAGAAGCTTCATCAAGCTTATCAAAAGCAACCAGAGCCCATGTCTTTAAATGTGAAAAAACAACTTCCTCCTGTAACAAAAAGGGCCACTGTTCATTCAAGTTTCGCTAAATCTTCTGCATgtgagtgtttttttttttcaattcgtTGCAATTTTCTCTCAATTGCTGCTGTTTTTTAGTGAGGCtgttttcttttaatttgttCTGCTCATAAGTATTTAATTCTTGCATTAATATCAGCTGCAGCTTCAGATGATTACCATAGTTTTCCAGAAAACCATAGCAGTTTACAGAGTTTTGGTGAGTTATAGTGCCTACAACTTTTGATCCTAATTTCTTTTCTGAATTATTTCGATTTTGGGTATTCAATGACTGCCTCTGTTTCTCTGTTTCTCCTCTCAGTGGATTTGATAATGTGGAAAGAGATATCAAGATCAGTTTTCATCTTTGGAATTGGAACATTCACTATAATCTCATCTGCCTATACTAGAGATCTCAACATCAGGTTAGTAAGTTCTGAACCCTGATAGAATAAGAACATGGTGAATTTGGTCATGTGTAAAAGTAATCTAATAAACAGCTATCAATTCAAACCATATTGTAAGAAGTAAAATCATAGGCAACAATTGTAGTGCTTATTGAGAaggtattttaattatttagttgagtaattaaaccatttattttaattttttaaaatgtaatgaGAATAACTAAATCAACCAACAAAAAAATTTCCAATATTTTCCTTGTTCAAGTATATCTCTTCTATCTAATGTGTTACATGAGCAAAATAGCATGTCCTCTGTTTCTAAATAGTGCTGAGAACTAAAATTTTGTTCTGGATTCCTCTTCTACAGCTTTATTTCTGTTCTTTCCTATATGGGCCTTGTTTATCTTGCTGCCACTTTCCTCTTCAGAGCTATTATCTGCAGGTAATTCCTTATTACATCAACCATTAACAAATTGATCAAATTAACTTTCTCATGTTGACCAAACAAATGACATTTGCTTTTCTTTTAACATCACCAGGGGAGTTATAGACACAGATTATAAAAGATATGTACTGGGTGAAGAAGAAGCAATTTGGTTACTAAAACTTGTGCTTCCTTACTTAAATGAGTTCCTGCTAAAGCTCAAGGCTTTATTTTCTGGTGATCCTTCTACTACAATGAAGGTAAagaccttttctttttcttcttattttattattatatttgaatCTACTTTTGTCTTAAGAAGACTACTAAAAGGATGGGAATCTGTGACACTGGCAGCTGGCAGTATTGCTCTTTGTTTTGGCCAGGTGTGGCAGCTCCATAACCATTTGGACAATGGCGAAATTGGGTAAGTTTGATAAGAATAAAGTCAGTTTTTCATACACAATCATTTCTAGTGTGAACAAAAGTTTGTGTTTTAACTTGACCAACTGAACATTTAAAAGTTTCAACCTTGTTTTTACCCTTTTTCCAGTTTTGTTGTTCTCTTTCCTCATTTTGCTTAACTCCCACAATTGGATAATTCAACTACAGTACCCCAGAAGTTACTGTTTCTCAACAAGTGAATTTCTTTTCCTGACAGCCAAACATAGATCCATAGAAAAATGCCAAAATCTCCCAAGAAAACTTTTAATGTTTTACTGACACTTGGTTGTGCTAAATGTCACAGGATTTTTTGGGGTGTTCACCGTACCAAAAGTCTGTTCTCTGTATTCTGCTCAGATAAGTGCATACGGTAAAATTCCTGGAAAGTTAATAATATCTTTGTTTGTTAGTTCAAAGCATGAAATGACTCATATGATTCACACGTACACCTTGTAGACACGTGGTCCACCATTATTGGACTTTCAGTTTCTGCATAATCACCAGTGGGTGTGACATGAAATTAACATTAGgtaaaaaatttgttttttattttttctaaaagaaaaaCATAGGGGAAGATTTGATGGGTCCCAAAATGAGTTGGCTaacaaaatttgattatatgctatcataaattttttgtgagcTTATCAAAATTCTTAAtgatgttgtttttattttttttatttaatgatgttCAATTATGATTTTTGAGTGGTCACATGACATAGTTCTTTAACTCTACATGTTCCTTTGTCAATAAAGTGGACTTTTAATTGAGATCCTTTACTGTTGATTAACGGCTATAAGATCTAGATTGATCTAACGGCTAAAAGGTTACATTAGAGTTTGTTGGAGAGCCCTTGTGGTGTTATGTCACACTCTGTCTGTGGTTCTTTAATTCTTGACTCTTAATGCTGAAAGTGTAGTCCTCCACCTCAACATTGagaaaataaatgttttttcttttggtcgattgaaaataaatgttagaaattattgcTATTGtttgtattgattttttttttttatgagaaaCTAGGTGTGTGAGTACcactttttttgttttagtaaaaaaaaaaattggctcctttcaaaaataaataaataattaaaataagtttgGCTTTTACTTTTAGTAATTCTAAGCTATTTGTCTGCATATAGTTTAATTTAAAAGGGAttctatgttaaaaaaaaaaacattattaaaattttatccaAATGACTAGTATGCATCATGTATAAACTTTAACACTTTAGACTAACATTATTTTggaaaacaatactaaaaagtaaaaatctaatttaaataatatattaagaaAGGATTGTAGTGAATATAAATAAGATGGGTGAAGTTGTTGTTGTGGTCCCTTCCTTCTATAAACATAAAGGaaaaaagtgtgtttttctttgaaaaaaagaaaagaaaatggttGCCCATTAAAGTCTCTATATCTAGATTCATCCTCAtccatcttcttcttttttgcCCTCATTGAATTGGCATTTTGCTTCAACCAACTAAGTCCAAGACTAGCTAAGTTTGTACAAATATAGTTAACATTTAAACTCATTATCCACactaaagtttttttttcttttccaaaaTTGACCTTAaagaatttttaaattaattgctTATATTGACacacatatttttattattgcagCTAAATTTTGGGTTCGACGCTTTCGCGATGCTTGGGATTCTTGCTCTCACAAGAAAGCTGTGACCGTGGCGGCCTTTCTTCTTGTATGGAATCTATCGTCTATCGTCGCTCGCATTTGGGCAGGTACTGAAAGAAATACTTTAGTGCAATGCAATTTATCAAAAGAGTATTGTTATTGGGCACTGAGtgcttttaacatttctcttatCAAAATCTTTATTTAGTTTAACTACTTCAGGTTAGTTCAAGTGGTCATAGGAAGATGTATGTGTTAGAGATCTTGAGTTCAAGTTTCAGGTTAtacattataatatataaaccgaaaaaagaaaaaaaaatgtttagttAGTTTGACCTTTTTGATCTTTGCTTTTCAGTGTTCATGTTGTTTGTGGCCTTTCGATACTATCAGCAGACTATGGTGATAGATGATTGGGTAGAAGAAGAGAGTGCAGAAGATGAAGAAACGTGGCACGATCCCATTGGAGGAAGGAGACATTGGCAAGTCCCACCAGTGCCACCCACTTTAGTCGACCATAATAAACTAAAGAAAAGatcataaatatatagaaaCACATACATTGTAtgccaattatttatttattaattcgttttctttttttcttcttcttaattcTTATTATTGTCCTTTGTTTCTTCTATTCTTttaaatcttttttcattgtaaaTATTGGATAAATAGTGACATTTTCCTTGTCCTGCTATAATAATTGATGCTTACATTATTACATACAAACAATGTTCAGTATCATgatataattacatatgaattaaTTTGCTATTATTTAAGATAGTAAATTTAGTAATATTCTATTACTatagtatttaaatattattctttgccattataatttataaaggaAGAAAAATTGTAACACATGGCGCTCCGATCCGGTGTTTGGAGAATTTCCCATTACATTTTAGGGAATATGGAAGAATATAATCAAAATAACATACAATAGGTTTCACCAATACTAATAACTAATATAACTAATActgttattcaaaaaaaaaaaaatattactaatacTGACTATGATTGTTTATCTtgttaaattaagcataaaaataagTTTGTTTGCAACGTGACAGAAGAACTAATTTACAATACTGTGAATAGTTCAAGGAtcaattttaacaaaataaaacgttcaaaaaaaacaataatacataaatgggatattggcggctaaaccataCTTTACgctttgtaacacttaaccacaaaaactaaAATTTTGGCGGCAAAACCTACTGGACGTCTATTCTTTTTTGCACTGTACACCTctatccaaaaatcacagttaagtgccacagtGTACtatccacgtgtacacacttgtacacatAGCAAATTTtcagtggtccacgtaatattaattttaaaaaataattataaatatttaaaaaattaaaaaattaaaaaaaaatattttttttttacttttatttcttcttctttcttctttcttctttcttcttctttttctacaGAACCCCTCACAtccatctctttctctctcttgtcTCACCACCGGAGCCGAAGCACCTAGATCAGAGGTGGAGGCGGAGTTGGTCGACGTCGCACAAACCCTCCGTCCcattctgtttttttttcttcttctttcttcttctttttctataCCCCTCCcaaccctctctttctctctctcgtcTCACCACCGAAGCCGAAGCACCCAGATCGGAGGTGGAGACGGAGTTGGTCGACGTCACACaaatcctctctctctctctctctctctctctctctctgtggtGGTCGCTGGAGTTGGTCAACGTAGCACAAGGGGGTCGGGGGTGGTCGCTGGGGTTGGTCGACGTCGCACAAGGGGTCGAGGGTGGTCGCCGGGGTTGGTCGACGTTGCACAAGGGGGCACAAGGGGGTTGGGTTTGGTAGGTTTtttagtgaagaagaagaagaagaaaagaaaaaaggaaagagaaagaaaagaagaaaagaaaataattttttttttataaataatttatttatttttataatttttaaattattttttataaattttttattttttttttaaaaaaaaagtaaaaaaatgttttcaattttttttttttctgattttttaatatttataattattttttaaaattaatattacgtggaccaccgAAAATTTGCCACCAGTCTACTATGGCACTTAACTTTGATTTTTGAACGGAGGTGTACAGAGCAAAACAGAATGAGAGTTCAGTAGGTTTTGCTGCCAAAATTTTGGTTTTTGTGGTTTAGTGTTACAAAACctaaagttcaggtggtttagccgccaatatctcTTCATAAATAGTAGTTCGAGAAACAAAAATcttaaataacttttttttttgtgatataAAGAGAGACTACCATATAATTTAGGGATGTTCATTGGACCGCATTCAATATTTTTAGGCCTATccaaatctaatccaattatatattggatgtCAGATTTTACCATCTGATCTGattcaattaattttagacATCCAATTGATCCAACATCCATTGaatgttggattggatcagttctATCCgttggatgtatttcatatatatttattattttaatttagctttattcaatattttagacctagCATTTTATGGATCAGATCAgattcatgtaatattttaggTTCAATATGTAttggatccaaaaaaaaaagagtaaaattttaatgtaaatttttatagatacatatatattttaaatataacaatataaaatctaattattcatcaaaactaaatgaaaataccaattagtttgattggatgttggatgtatttgATTTTTGGACACTCCATCCAACATCCGATCTGATCCATTTGAATATTCAAAAATGATATCTAATCTGATCCGATtacaattggatatccaattgttTAGCGGTCGGTTGTAATTAGATCGGTCAGTTGTCATTGAATTATGTATAAtgctatacttataattttttttttggcgcTAGTTAtggatgtttttttttaatgaaaataagGTTAGCTGTATATagttttgttattatatattgtacaaatttataaaaaaaaaattatttataaaaaatatatataaataataaataaaataaaaatttgggaaTATGCGGTTAAGGCCAACTCTAAGGAGGCGGCAAATTGATACTTTGGTGTTGAGGATTGATCCAAGGAGGCTGCAATTGTGACTGCAAATTGAGGGTTTGTCTACAGTGCACGGCATATATGCCGTGCACTGTAGCCACGACatgtctctttttttttttttttttttttttttttaataatttaattaatatttatattattatatttgtaaaattaagaattattttttgggaaattttttaatacacATTTTTAAAAGTGATGTACGAATCTACTCCTATTTATTTCGGCACCCAACAaacttttttagtctattttttttatatagtagtgtatattataattatttaagacatcctgtaaaatttaaaaaaatttagaaaaatttaatacgcCGAAAATAAAGCACTTCTTTAAAAGTGGTGCACTGATTTACTCCTACCTGTTTCGGCATTCGGGAGACTtgtttagtcttttttttttatggtcgtgtacattatagttatttaaaacatcttgcaaaattttaaaaaatttaaaaaaatttaagatgccgaaaataaaattcaaactttcTGTTGCGTGACTCTTTTATTTAGAAGAATACATTGTAAAAGCaccttataatatttatttttgtgtaaatttaaatgtgaatatcataatttttttttaattataatttaagtaaaaatttattatatttttttttatttttttatattaaacaataaaaataatttttaaaattgaacacatattaaaattaatatgatattatttttttaatttattaaaaaattaatataataataaggaatattttttttagtgtaatttttggtgttgtggttggagtagaaataatttttgacacCAAATTTGGTGATAGTGTAACACCAAATTTGATGTCTCTTTGGAGATGCTCTAAGTTTagggatttttcttttttgaaaaaaaagaattaaatattataattttttttttttgagaaaactaaatattataaaattttgagacttaataaaatattaaaaaaattaaattgagaaaaatagaatattaaatattataaaattttgatacctagtaaaaagttttaaaaaactaattaaataatcaaatgtttattaaatgaaaaaataaaataaaatacataatcaCTATTTCTGGATACTTCTCTCTCAGACTCACACACCTCATACCTTCTCTCTTGGCGACGGGGACGGCAGCCCTCCTTCCACCTGCACCGGCCACGGCCTTTCTCAGCCTCAGAGCCGCAACATTCTCGGCCACTCTCTGGTAACGTTTTCTTACAGGGGCTGTTTGGTACACagttttctctctgaaaatgaCGTGTTTTATTTACCAGGAAAATCAAAACCTAGCTTGGTGAAGCCCTAGCCGTTCTCCACTTGTTCCCTTCCTCTTCACTTCACTGAGCCaggtatctctctctctctctctctctctctcattttctgGTTGTGATAAGTTTATGTGTATGTATTGTTATTTGCTTAGTGTTACTTCTTCTGGTTGTGATTGCTATGGTTAATTTCTGTATTGTATAATAAGATACTATGAATGAAACCCGATTCCGATTCCAATTAGCTAAGGTAATACTTTTCCTCTTCAGCTTCAATTTCAACTTTAGTTCAATAAAACTTTTTTCTGTGCGTGTACATGTATAATTTGCTTTTGTCATTCTTTCATAGATAtcgataaatattt
This Cannabis sativa cultivar Pink pepper isolate KNU-18-1 chromosome 6, ASM2916894v1, whole genome shotgun sequence DNA region includes the following protein-coding sequences:
- the LOC115725128 gene encoding reticulon-like protein B21 isoform X2, with amino-acid sequence MDDDIGSKRRVGTRSSVGVVSGSVWESRMKHDEVRGGIKVFIAGEEGFEDQSNGNTPSSPSVSVSSPSGNKLRKGVGNGNVGGVGGGKRKMWKSENFDGFERSPIQNNKGKSDEQQVKEVSGDGAIKRSPIQGRRLRSEGNVGNKELVKSPIGMRKTRSESLREARESGEGIERNSVPAAPLRKAKSVSVSVPARASVGGGESVNGIGLVKVKSETNEVLDESMDGSVEEIEKSPIENVKSGSDEGCKEFGVCEEKVISSNVQLLKSAPKCDDEHEEEQDEEEHYGDEFVEGEEEIEVEKKSVEEIKKPESVPEEPEPESKPPEPEPEPEPKPKPNKIVYGEKFVNEVKKVHFERRDVKKLHQAYQKQPEPMSLNVKKQLPPVTKRATVHSSFAKSSASSDDYHSFPENHSSLQSFVDLIMWKEISRSVFIFGIGTFTIISSAYTRDLNISFISVLSYMGLVYLAATFLFRAIICRGVIDTDYKRYVLGEEEAIWLLKLVLPYLNEFLLKLKALFSGDPSTTMKLAVLLFVLARCGSSITIWTMAKLGFFGVFTVPKVCSLYSAQISAYAKFWVRRFRDAWDSCSHKKAVTVAAFLLVWNLSSIVARIWAVFMLFVAFRYYQQTMVIDDWVEEESAEDEETWHDPIGGRRHWQVPPVPPTLVDHNKLKKRS
- the LOC115725128 gene encoding reticulon-like protein B21 isoform X1 — its product is MDDDIGSKRRVGTRSSVGVVSGSVWESRMKHDEVRGGIKVFIAGEEGFEDQSNGNTPSSPSVSVSSPSGNKLRKGVGNGNVGGVGGGKRKMWKSENFDGFERSPIQNNKGKSDEQQVKEVSGDGAIKRSPIQGRRLRSEGNVGNKELVKSPIGMRKTRSESLREARESGEGIERNSVPAAPLRKAKSVSVSVPARASVGGGESVNGIGLVKVKSETNEVLDESMDGSVEEIEKSPIENVKSGSDEGCKEFGVCEEKVISSNVQLLKSAPKCDDEHEEEQDEEEHYGDEFVEGEEEIEVEKKSVEEIKKPESVPEEPEPESKPPEPEPEPEPKPKPNKIVYGEKFVNEVKKVHFERRDVKKLHQAYQKQPEPMSLNVKKQLPPVTKRATVHSSFAKSSASAASDDYHSFPENHSSLQSFVDLIMWKEISRSVFIFGIGTFTIISSAYTRDLNISFISVLSYMGLVYLAATFLFRAIICRGVIDTDYKRYVLGEEEAIWLLKLVLPYLNEFLLKLKALFSGDPSTTMKLAVLLFVLARCGSSITIWTMAKLGFFGVFTVPKVCSLYSAQISAYAKFWVRRFRDAWDSCSHKKAVTVAAFLLVWNLSSIVARIWAVFMLFVAFRYYQQTMVIDDWVEEESAEDEETWHDPIGGRRHWQVPPVPPTLVDHNKLKKRS